The following are from one region of the Oncorhynchus masou masou isolate Uvic2021 chromosome 24, UVic_Omas_1.1, whole genome shotgun sequence genome:
- the LOC135512956 gene encoding tumor necrosis factor ligand superfamily member 6-like, which produces MSGSQGYTYPQMFLVDYSGGSQPSIQPPGLVPCWSFPPAQERVREQGRARGCRGVGSWSLVMALLFLLLLVFGALGLGAYQIHKLQTQLDGIQQVNIESQGCAPEKLVGDLPESDPDTGKKASRPAAHVIGRIEKDVSQNTLRWEPKAGRAFTEGGVVYRDGGLQVNETGLYHIYSRVQFEANHCTPTDALVHSVFVRRPWSSKPLTLIEAHREGYCSSGSNGRVWTSGSYLGSTLQLEKQDWVYVNVSHPAMLSHTHHANFFGLHKI; this is translated from the exons atGAGCGGTAGCCAGGGCTATACATACCCCCAGATGTTTCTAGTGGACTACAGTGGAGGTTCACAGCCGTCGATCCAACCTCCAGGCCTGGTACCTTGCTGGTCCTTCCCTCCTGCCCAGGAGAGGGTAAGGGAGCAGGGCAGGGCCAGAGGCTGCAGGGGGGTTGGCTCCTGGAGCCTGGTTATGGCTTTGCTGtttctgctgctgctggtgtttgGGGCTCTGGGGCTGGGAGCCTACCAGATACACAAGCTACAGACTCAACTGGATGGGATACAACAG GTTAACATTGAGAGCCAAGGTTGTGCGCCTGAGAAGCTAGTGGGTGACCTTCCAGAGTCTGATCCAGACACAGGGAAGAAGGCCAGCAGACCTGCAGCACACGTCATAG GCCGGATCGAGAAGGATGTTTCCCAGAATACCTTGCGTTGGGAGCCCAAGGCAGGGCGGGCCTTCACTGAGGGAGGCGTGGTCTATCGGGATGGTGGTCTGCAGGTCAACGAGACTGGGCTCTACCACATCTACTCCCGGGTGCAATTTGAGGCCAATCACTGCACCCCTACAGATGCCTTGGTTCACTCTGTGTTTGTGAGGAGGCCCTGGAGCTCCAAGCCTCTCACCTTGATAGAGGCACACAGGGAGGGCTACTGCAGCTCGGGCTCTAATGGGCGTGTCTGGACCTCTGGGAGTTACCTGGGCTCCACATTGCAGCTGGAGAAGCAGGACTGGGTCTATGTGAACGTCTCCCACCCAGCCATGCTCAGCCACACTCATCATGCCAACTTCTTTGGACTCCACAAGATCTAG